From one Ignavibacteria bacterium genomic stretch:
- a CDS encoding molybdopterin-dependent oxidoreductase gives MKTITLTINGATTNLLVGEHDMLAGVIREKAGLTGTKIGCEQGSCGTCTVWVNGKPVLSCITPVMRCEGASITTVEGLASGEHLHKLQSKFIEKGAVQCGFCTPGMLMTALHHVESVPKPTVDTIKEALSGNVCRCTGYKKIIQAVAEYAAETKEGYSNGRAAHNQGGHVIGKRTPYIESEKKVRGTAEYADDVVSKNPLYVKMLRSIHAHARIESIDTSEAYKVPGVRYVAVGTELPIPFGVLPISQDETAMAIHKVRYMGEIVAAVAAETEQAAAEACKRIVVQYKPLTAFTEIDASLNDIGDNEKIHEHCKFNNNVHKKAELRFGDQQQGLHASDVTSKMSFTFEGVSHGFTEPHAATAWWDENGLTIVTATQVPHYLHRALAKVMEVPLSRVRVIKPQVGGGFGGKSDPFPHEIIISYIARKTRRPVRVRFSREEVFITNHGRHPSKMTVEMGVSHDGTFTALDADIAIDGGAYGSFGVVTSYYNGVLLQAPYKLDNFGFSTYRVYTNKPQCGAMRGHGAVNSRFAVETLIDDLAHKISMDPCELRMKNFLDSNTLTVGQYRITSNGSRESLQAVMEQSKWSERYGKLEHGHGLGVGCGFFISGSALPIIWNELPQSVVHLKVDFDGRVLILSGASDIGQGSDTMLAMVVCEVLGVSMDTVFVVAADTLLTPVDMGSYSSRVTFMAGNAAKMAAENLRSEIATAIEQRTHTAAAELIFSGNRVTSNDKSVDLSWLEAIEMLTAKRGAVSVSGKYISPKLGGDFKGAGAGLSPSYSFGACVAEVKVNLETGHVKILNVWGAHDCGKAINPLAVEGQLEGSWHMGIGQAMWEQMKYYNGLLLNNNFLDYRIPTTLDTPELHTNIIESNDPEGPFGAKECGEGALHPVIPAIANAIYSAVGVRITRLPISAEDVLRKMKERQTSNEPV, from the coding sequence ATGAAAACGATAACACTTACGATTAACGGTGCCACCACCAACTTGCTGGTTGGCGAGCACGATATGCTGGCAGGAGTAATACGCGAGAAGGCGGGGCTTACCGGTACCAAAATCGGATGCGAGCAGGGAAGCTGCGGGACGTGTACGGTGTGGGTAAATGGAAAACCGGTTCTAAGCTGCATCACACCGGTGATGCGCTGCGAAGGGGCCAGCATCACAACCGTTGAAGGACTGGCCAGTGGCGAACATCTGCATAAGCTGCAATCCAAATTCATTGAAAAAGGGGCTGTGCAATGCGGATTCTGTACGCCGGGTATGCTGATGACGGCACTTCACCATGTAGAGAGTGTTCCCAAACCAACTGTTGACACGATCAAGGAAGCACTGTCGGGAAACGTGTGCAGATGCACCGGCTACAAGAAGATTATTCAGGCTGTAGCAGAATATGCTGCTGAAACCAAGGAAGGGTATTCAAACGGCCGGGCTGCGCACAATCAGGGGGGCCATGTTATAGGGAAACGCACACCCTACATCGAGTCCGAAAAGAAAGTACGCGGCACGGCAGAGTATGCTGATGATGTTGTCAGTAAGAATCCATTGTATGTGAAAATGTTGCGCAGCATTCATGCTCATGCGCGCATCGAATCAATCGATACATCGGAAGCGTACAAGGTACCCGGCGTTCGCTATGTAGCCGTTGGCACCGAGCTCCCAATCCCTTTTGGTGTGTTGCCAATCTCGCAGGATGAAACGGCAATGGCAATACATAAAGTCCGATACATGGGCGAAATCGTTGCCGCAGTTGCGGCCGAAACAGAGCAGGCTGCTGCTGAAGCCTGTAAGCGAATTGTGGTACAGTATAAGCCCCTTACAGCCTTTACCGAAATCGATGCGTCGCTAAACGATATCGGCGATAACGAAAAGATTCATGAACATTGCAAGTTTAATAACAATGTTCATAAAAAAGCAGAGTTGCGGTTTGGTGACCAGCAGCAGGGACTCCATGCGTCAGACGTAACGTCAAAAATGTCGTTCACATTCGAAGGCGTCAGCCACGGTTTTACCGAGCCACATGCTGCAACTGCCTGGTGGGACGAGAATGGATTAACGATTGTAACGGCTACTCAGGTGCCGCATTACCTGCACCGGGCACTTGCAAAGGTTATGGAAGTGCCACTGAGCAGAGTGCGCGTTATTAAACCGCAAGTTGGTGGCGGGTTTGGTGGCAAGAGCGACCCCTTCCCGCATGAAATTATCATTTCCTACATTGCTCGGAAAACAAGGCGTCCCGTACGCGTGCGTTTCAGCAGGGAAGAAGTGTTTATAACAAATCACGGACGCCACCCATCGAAAATGACGGTAGAGATGGGGGTTTCGCACGACGGGACGTTTACGGCACTCGACGCCGATATTGCCATTGATGGCGGTGCATACGGCAGTTTTGGTGTGGTAACGTCGTACTATAACGGTGTGTTGCTACAGGCGCCGTATAAGCTTGATAATTTCGGATTTTCAACATATCGGGTGTACACCAACAAGCCGCAGTGTGGTGCGATGCGCGGGCACGGCGCAGTGAATTCCCGCTTTGCCGTTGAAACCCTGATTGATGACCTGGCCCACAAGATTAGCATGGATCCGTGTGAGCTGAGGATGAAGAACTTTCTTGACTCGAATACGCTGACTGTTGGGCAGTACCGCATTACATCGAATGGCAGCAGAGAATCACTTCAGGCGGTGATGGAGCAGTCGAAGTGGTCAGAACGATATGGGAAGTTAGAACACGGACACGGCCTTGGTGTTGGTTGCGGCTTCTTCATTAGTGGTAGTGCGCTGCCAATTATCTGGAATGAACTGCCACAGTCCGTTGTCCACCTTAAAGTTGATTTTGACGGCCGGGTGTTGATATTATCGGGTGCAAGTGATATTGGCCAGGGAAGCGATACCATGCTGGCCATGGTCGTGTGTGAAGTGCTTGGCGTGAGTATGGACACGGTGTTTGTGGTAGCGGCCGATACGTTGCTGACACCGGTGGACATGGGCAGTTACTCAAGCAGAGTTACGTTTATGGCCGGGAATGCCGCCAAGATGGCAGCGGAAAATCTGCGTAGCGAAATTGCCACTGCGATTGAACAACGCACTCACACCGCTGCAGCAGAGCTGATTTTTTCCGGAAACCGTGTAACCAGCAATGATAAATCTGTTGATTTGTCGTGGCTGGAAGCGATCGAAATGCTAACGGCCAAGCGAGGCGCCGTAAGCGTTAGTGGTAAGTATATCTCTCCGAAACTTGGCGGTGACTTTAAAGGGGCCGGTGCAGGTCTCAGCCCTTCGTACAGTTTTGGAGCATGTGTTGCGGAAGTGAAGGTTAACCTGGAGACCGGACACGTGAAAATTCTGAATGTATGGGGTGCTCACGACTGTGGCAAGGCAATTAACCCGCTGGCTGTGGAAGGCCAGCTGGAAGGTTCATGGCACATGGGTATTGGTCAGGCCATGTGGGAACAAATGAAATACTACAATGGCCTTCTGCTTAATAATAACTTTTTGGATTATCGAATCCCTACTACCCTCGACACACCAGAGTTACACACCAACATCATCGAGTCAAATGACCCGGAGGGTCCGTTTGGTGCCAAAGAGTGTGGTGAAGGGGCTCTGCATCCTGTGATACCCGCCATTGCGAATGCGATTTACAGTGCGGTAGGTGTTCGAATAACGCGACTGCCAATCAGTGCAGAAGATGTATTACGAAAGATGAAGGAACGGCAAACCAGTAACGAACCGGTTTAA
- a CDS encoding FAD binding domain-containing protein: protein MNKIPTYLKPDSVAQALEFARRCDDNFRFLAGGTDVIVNTFQGNDNSKCFIDINGIDELRRIHLDDEEVLIGATATLEEIEHHQELRHRMPVLAEAAASIASPVIRKSATVGGNLLCENRCVFYNQSEWWRKAVGYCLKCDGDICIATGGKKACFSKFVSDMAVTLIGLHARIEILGPDGIEEIMLEDLYSGDGVNSHTFSKTSLITAIKIPVRPGMRSVFKKLRSRESVEFSSLTTTITVDDTGRIRIVLGGVDPMPILIEGSVADTLDELLQRAVKKPRVIDNDVYTRKYRKEMIAVYVKNSFLELGL from the coding sequence ATGAACAAAATTCCTACGTATTTGAAGCCTGACTCTGTTGCCCAGGCACTTGAATTTGCACGTCGTTGTGACGACAACTTTCGGTTTCTTGCCGGCGGGACCGATGTGATTGTGAATACGTTTCAGGGCAATGACAATTCAAAGTGCTTCATCGACATCAATGGTATTGATGAACTTCGTCGGATTCACCTGGATGACGAGGAAGTTCTGATTGGTGCCACGGCTACCCTTGAAGAGATTGAGCACCACCAGGAACTCAGGCACCGCATGCCGGTATTGGCTGAAGCAGCAGCTTCGATTGCCTCACCCGTCATCCGGAAGTCCGCTACTGTTGGCGGGAATCTGCTGTGTGAGAACCGATGTGTATTCTATAACCAGAGCGAGTGGTGGCGGAAAGCTGTTGGGTATTGTTTGAAGTGCGACGGAGACATCTGTATTGCCACTGGCGGGAAGAAGGCCTGTTTTTCAAAATTTGTTTCTGACATGGCAGTGACCTTGATCGGTTTACATGCCCGCATTGAGATCCTGGGTCCGGATGGCATTGAGGAAATCATGCTGGAAGACCTGTATTCCGGAGACGGGGTAAACTCGCACACGTTTTCGAAAACCTCACTCATCACCGCCATCAAAATACCAGTGCGCCCCGGGATGCGGTCGGTATTTAAGAAACTCCGGTCCAGAGAAAGTGTTGAATTCAGCTCGCTCACCACAACAATAACGGTAGACGATACCGGCCGAATCAGGATCGTGCTGGGAGGCGTGGATCCAATGCCCATACTGATTGAGGGCAGTGTTGCAGACACCCTCGATGAACTGCTTCAGCGGGCCGTAAAAAAGCCGCGAGTGATCGATAATGACGTTTACACTCGGAAATATCGCAAAGAAATGATAGCAGTGTACGTGAAAAATAGTTTTTTAGAGCTGGGCCTGTAA